Part of the Methanococcus voltae genome is shown below.
CTATAATTTTACCGTATGTATAGTTATCTTCTAATTCAGTTGTTTTATTTTCATCTGTGATATTATTTGAATTATTAATATTGTCTACATTATTTGAATTGTCTGTATTATCGTTATTATCATCAGTATCTTCAGTATTAAATCCGAAGAAATTTAAAATTTTATTCCAAATGTCTGCTAATAAGTTAGATAATGTATATTCGTTATTTGATTCTGTTTCATCAATTTCTGCACTTATCAAAACTGGTTTGATGTCTTCAGAGCTTGAATTTTCCGAGGTTGCAAAAACTGGCACAGTGAATAAAGAACCGATTACCATTAATAGCATTGCAAGTTTTTTTATATTCATTTTATCACCAAATAATACTATGCCTTAAAAATTATATATAAATAAAGTTTATGTAAGGAATTGACCGAACAATGTGAATGAATAAAAAAAATTAAAAAATAATAATTAAATAAATAGTATGATAAAAATATACAATAAATAATGTAATAAATAATGTAATAAATAATGTAATAAATAATGTAATAAATAATGTAATAAAAAATAAAAAATAAAATAAATAATGATTTAATTTCTAACTTTTTTAGCAACTACGATGTAATTACCTGTTTTTATATTGTTGTAGTGGTGCCTTTTAGCAGCATGGTGATGATGACGTTTTCCACTGTTTAAAGACTTTTTATTTTCTACGGAGAAAATACCTAATATTTCAAAGCCTTTTTCTTCTAAGTAGCTTACATATCCTTCTAAAGTTAAGCTATTTTCAAAGGTATAGCAAATTTTTTCTTTTTTAGTTCCCGTAAAGCTAAACATATTCCAGTCTATACCATCAAAAGCTTTTTTAGTAGCGTATTTTTTACCGATATTTTCAGGAAATGCTTGTTTATTTGCAAATATGCCGTTTAAAGCTGTCGCTTCACAAATTTTGTCAATCACTGCTGGGTTTTTACCCCCTGGATTGTATGAACTGAATATTAAATCATAACCTTCTGAATTTGAATCATCTAGTGTATCTACAAAGTTATCAGTAAAGAAGTTACCTGGTATTGTTGATACTCTATCAGAACCGTATTCTTCAATGTATTTTTTTGTTTCTTCACAAACTTCGGGTAAATCAAATACTTTACATTGAGAATCTTCATTTAAGTATGATAACGCTATACCATACAAACCGTGACCGCCTGCAACATCTAAAATGCTTTTAGCGTTTTTAATGTCTTCAAAGTGTTTTAAATAGTCAATTGTTAATTTTAATTCGCCCGCCCTACAATCAATTGCCATTCTTTTAATTATATCTGGGAAGAAAGAACCTTCTTCAGTTTTTAATTCTCCGGACTTCAAAGTTTCTTCTAAGTTAATCCATCTGTTTGCTCTTTCACCGTAAGTGAAGAAAGGAGCTAATGAATCTATTTTACTATATTCTGAATTTGAACTCAAATATGTTTTTGAGATTTCAGTAGCCTTGTAAAATACATTTTCTGAATTATATGCTGGGTGATAAACCTTTACTAATCCAAATTGTACTAAAGCGTCTAATATGCTTTCTAATAAATTATTATTTGGTTTAAATCCTTGCTCTTCAAACCATACAGCGATTTCTTCAAAAGTTTTAGGTTTTTCTAAGAGTTCAAAGACATTGTACTTTAAGCAGTACTTTAATAAAAAGAACTTTCTTAAACCTAGGTAAGCGTCTTCAAAAAGGTCTTCGATTTGTTCAGGTCCAACTTTAGGGGTTTCCAATACATTTTTAGCCATTTTTTCACCATTTATTATTGTATTATGCCGTAATAAATATATTATGTTGTAATAATTAATAATTCAATAAATAATTAATAATTCAATAATTTGCAATAAATCCATATAAATTTGTAAGATACAAAAATATTATTTAATATGATTTAATTATTGATATTGAAATATTAATTATTATCTTATTTTCTTAGTAACGATTATATAGCTTCCCATCTGATTATTCATTATTTTAGGGTTACATTTATAACTAACTTCATTTTTAACGCTTCTTCTTTCATCAAATGAATATATATCTAATAATTCAAAGCCTTTTTCTTTCATATAACTTATATATCCATCTAACGTTAAATCGTTTTTAAAAGTATTGCTTGCTCCTTCTTTTCCAAGTGAGGAAAATGAAAACATATTCCAATCAATGTTTTCAAAACTTTGTCTAAGCTTGTATTCGTCTCCGATTCCTTCTGAAAATATTTGTTTATTTACAAATACACCATTTGGAGCCATTGCATCGTAAATTTTATCAATTACTTCAATACTTTTACAACCAGGGCTATGGGAAGTAAATACTAAATCATATCCTTTTGAATTTGAATCGTCTAACGTTTCAACAATCGTACCTTTGTAATAGTCACCGGGTGCAGTAGTTACTCTATCAGAACCGTATTCTTCAATGTATTTTTCTGTTTCTTCGCAAACTTTTGGTAAATCAAATATTTTACATTTTGAGTCTTCATTTAGGTATGATAACGCTATACCATACAAACCGTGACCGCCTGCAACATCTAAAATACTTTTAGCGTTTTTAACTTCCTCGAACTGAGATAAATAATCAATTGTAGCTTTTAATTTACGGGAACGGCAATCAGTAACCATTCTTCTAACTGCTTCGCTGAAAAATGATTTTTCTTTTAATTTAGGCTCTTTTCCCATAAAGGTATCTTCTAAATTAATCCATTTTTTAGCTCTGCCTTTGTATGTAAGTAGTGGCGATACAGAGTCTATCCCACTAAATTCAGATTTTGGATTTAAGTAAATATTTGCAATCTCTGAAGTTTCGTAATAAGTTTCTGCACTGTTATGGGATCGGTTGTATCTATTTATTAATCCAAATTGCACTAGTGCGTCCAATAAATTTAATAATAAGTTATCATTAGGTTTAAAACCCTGTTCTTCAAACCATATTTTGAGTTGTTCAAAAGTTTTTGGTTCTTCTAGGAGTTCGTATATATTGTATTTTAAACTGAATTCCATTAAGTAAAATTTTCTTAAACCTAAATATGCTTCTTCAAAAAGATTTTCAATGTGTTCGGGTCCTAATTTTGGACATTCCATTACGTTTTTGCTCATTTTTCCACCTAAATTTGTTAAGTTAATTAAATTAATAAATTAATAAATAATATTCTACGTCACTTATTGATTATTGCCCTATTTTTTTAGCAACGATTATATAGCTTCCCATCTTGCTATTCATTATTTTAGGGTTACAAGCATAGCTTAGCTCATTTCTAACGCTTTTTCCTTCGTCAAGTGCGTATACGTCCAATATTTCAAAGCCTTTTTCTTCCATATAACTTATGTATCCCTCTAACGTTAAATCGTATTTAAAGGTGTTATTAATTCTTTCTTTCTCGAATCCTGAAAATGAAAACATATTCCAGTCTATATTTTCCAAACTCTGTTTAACACGGTATTTATCGCCAATACATTCTGAAAATACTTGTTTGTTTACAATTAGACCATTTAAAGCGGTTGCTTCACAAATTTTATCGATTATTTCATTAGTCTTACAACCAGGGCTATTTGAGGTAAATATTAAATCATAGCCTTTTGAATTCGAATCATCTAATGTATCTACAAAGTTATCTTTAAAGTAATCCCCAGGTATTGTAGATACTCTATCAGAACCGTATTCTTCAATGTATTTTTTTGTTTCTTCACAAACGTGTGGTAATTCAAATATTTTACATTTTGAGTCTTCATTTAAGTATGATAAAGCTATACCGTACAAACCGTGACCGCCTGCAACATCTAAAATACTTTTAGCGTTTTTAACTTCATCAAAGCTTTTTAAATAATCGATGATAGATTTTAACTTACCTGCTCGGCAGTCTAAAACTGTTATATTAACTAAATCAGTGAAAAACGATTTTTCTTTCACTTCTAGCTTTTTTTCTTTCAATGTATCTTCTAAAGTAATCCATCGTTTAGCTCTGTTTTTATACAGTAAAAAAGGTGAAGCTTTGTCTATTCCACTATATTCAGACTTTGGATTTAAATAAATATTTGCAGCTTCTGCAGTCTCATAATATGTTTCGCTACTATCGTAAGACCGTTTATAGCTAGTTACCAACCCAAACTGGACTAAAGCGTCTAATATGCTTTCTAATAAGTTATCATTAGGTTTAAAACCTTGCTCTTCAAACCATACTTTAATTTCTGCAAAATTTTTTGGTTTGCTTAAGAACTCGTACATGTTATACTTCAAACTGAAATATAATAAAAAGAACTTTCTTAAACCTAAGTAAGCATCTTCAAAAAGGTCTTCGATCTGTTCAGGTCCCACACTAGGGGTTTCTAATACATTTTTAGCCATTTAAACGCCCCGATATATAAATTAATTAGTTAATAATTAGTTAATAATTGGTAAATAATTAGTTAATAAGTAATTAATTACGATCATGTATTAATTAAAAGTTTTAAAATATCCGTAATTAGATTATACGATAAGATTGATGATATAGATAATAATGATAATATTTGTAAGATTGACAACATTTATATTGCTAAATAATTAATAAATAACATTATATTAAATAATAACTAATTTAATCAAATAGAAAAAATAAGTAAATGGAGATTTTATAATCTTTTACTTATTTATCTTTTTTAATTTAAATTTAAATTAACTTAGTTTAACTTATTTTAGATTAGTTAAGTTTTATTAAGTTTTATTTGGTATTATATTCATTTATAAGTCTTCCAATTTTTCAAATCCCAAATTCTTATTGGAAAGTCCTTCATATGCTGGTTTTCCAGTGAAGAAAGTGTATACTTCATCTGCTTTTTCAACCGGGTCAATATCTTCAAACTGTTCTGGATAAAGTACCTTACCTATGTAGTAGGAATCTGCTATTGCACTAGCTTTGTTAAATCCATACCAGCAGTATGGGATTAACCTATAGGTTTTACCGTTTTTAACGGCATCTAAATTGCCAAATTCTGGTCTTTCCAAATCTTTTAAAACTAAATCCATTGAAGCTGAATTTATGAATAAATATTCTGGATTCCAAGTTACTAATTGCTCGTCACTTACGCTATAAACCTTACCGGTTTTTGAGATATTGTATGCTACGTTATTAGCTCTATTGTTAGCGCCTAAATATTCAAAAGGCATCCAATGTGGGTCAGTTGTAGTTATACCGTGTCCCCCACTGTATACTCTACCACCAATGTAAGTAGTTGGATTTTTATCAGATTTTGAAGCTCTAGTTTTTAAATCGTTTTTGTATTCTTCCAATTTATTTACCACAGCATCTGCTCTCTCTTCTTTACCCAATACCTTACCCATTACTCTTAATGATTGAGCATATTTTTCATTTTGGTCTTCGGAACCTGTTGTATCCATGAAAACTACTACGACAGGAACACCTATTTTCTTTTGTATTTCATCTGCTAAATCAGCTTGATACCCTAAAAATATCATATCGGGATTTGCAGCAATGATTTTTTCATAGTAATAACCAGAACCTGCTTTACCGACCACTGGTAAATCTGTTAATTCAGGGTTTGCTGCGACGTAAGGTAATGCCATAGAACTATTTTTATTACCTTCTGCAACTTCTACGCCGACTACCTTATCGGCTGCATCTAAATAAACTATTTCTCTTAAACAACAACCTAAACCAATTACTCGGCTTACGTTTTTTGGTACCTGAACTGTTCTACCTGCCATATCTGTAACAGTTATGTATTCTGTAGATTTATCTGCATCTAAACCTTTAGGGTCTAGATTATTGTTCCCCTCGTTACTTTTAATGTCATTCGTTGATTCAGTACTATCGCCAATACATCCACAACTCATTGCTACGATTGTTATCATAAGTACATTAAAAGCCATAATAAATGATTTTTTCAAAGCTTTAGACATTTTATCGTCCTTATATTATTTCCTTATATTTTATAGGTTTTATATTAGATTATATTAGATATATTAGATTATATTATATCATATTTTGTCGTATTTGTCGTATGATATTACACATTTTAGTTTAAAATTTACTCATTTGTCTACTTATTATAATTTCATATTAATAACAAATAGTTATGTGATTGGTAATAATTTTTTATAATTTATGAATTAATATTCATACAAATTAAGGAATAGTATTACTAATTAATATAATTTGCGATATAATCGTAATGAAAAAAATAAATTATAAAACTAATATAAATTATAAAGCCAATATAAAATTAAACATAATAAAGATAACAATTAACAAGTTTAAATCTTGAAAAAATCGAAAATACATCTAAAATTTATAAATAGATGAAATTGTTAAAATATAAAGCATGGATAATAGCTAGGTGTATATATCATGATATATGGCATTATTTAACCTCCCATTTTCCGAATTTTAAGTTATAGTCGGAAAGTTCATTATATACAGGTTTTCCATTGAAAAAGGCGTGTATTTCGTCTGCTTTTTCAACTGGGTCAATATCTTCAAACTGTTCTGGATAGAGTACTTTACCGATATAGTAAGAATTTGCCAAAGCATTATCTTCATTAAATCCATACCAGCAATAAGGTAATATTGTATACATTTTATTTTCAGATACTGCCCTTAAACTTTTAAATTCTGGTCTTTTTAATTCCTTTGATATTTTAGGTACTGTAGCAGAATTCACAAAAATATATTCGGGATTCCAAGATATGACTTGTTCTTTGTTTACCGTACAATCGTTACTTACTTCTGAGATATTATATGCAACGTTGTTTGCCCTATTGTTTGACCCTAAAAATTCAAATGATGGTAAATGTGGATCAGTCGTAGTTAATCCAGTAACTCCTCCGAATACTCTGCCTGCAACGTAAATACTAGGATTTTTATCGGACTTTGTAGCCCTATTTTTTAAATCTTCTTTGTATTCTTCCATTTTATTTAATATTTCTTCAGCTCTTTCTTCTTTATCCAATATTTTAGCCATTAATCTTAAAGATTGTGCGTATTTATTATTTTGAGTGCCCGTACCTGTAGGGTTAATATACGTAACTACTACGGGTATACCCACTTTTTCTTGCAAATCATCTGCCGATTCAGAGTTAAAACCTATAAATATTACATCAGGCTTTACTTTTATAATTCTTTCATAGTAATAATTAGAACTGGCTTTACTTACCGGGGTTAAATCCATTAATTCCTTATTTGCAGCAATATAAGGCATTCTAGTACCTACTTTTTTATCGCCTTCTTTTACTTCTATGCCAACGACCTTGTCTTTAGCACCTAAGTAAACTACTTCTCTTAATGAAGATCCTAATCCAATTACTTTATTAACTGTTTTTGGAACCTTAACAACTCTACCCGCCATATCGGTAATTTCGATATATCCTACATTTTTATCTAAATTGTTTTCAAGGTTATTGATTCTATTATCTTTAGTAATGCTATTGTTATCATTTTTATTGTTATTTTCATTTATTACTGAAGGAGCTGTAGCTTCACCAGTACATCCACAACTAATTGTTACTATTACAAGCATAAATATACAGAATAGTATATTTTTTGGCTTTTTTAAATTTTTATCCATAATGTCCTCCCAATCATATGATTTGTTATTTTATCTTTCGAATTTTTAAATATTATTTAAGTAATTAATTAAGTGTACTTAATTAAATAAAGTTAATATATTTAAGTATAGTTAAATAATTTAATAATACTTAATATTACACTAATAGGATATAAATTTTACTATTAAATCATACTTTGCTAGTATTAAAAATAACAAATAAAAATATTAAAAATATTAAAGATATTAAAAAATAGAATAAAACTCATATTACTAATAAAAAAATAGAATAAAAAATAAAAAGACGATGATATTAATTATTTATTAATTATTTATTAATTGTTAGTTAATTATTCAATATTATTCAATATTATTTAAGTCTAATTTCTTAAATCCGCCTATTTTTCCAGTTAACTCGTCATAAGCTGGTTTTCCATAGAAGAATGTGTATATTTCGTCTGCTTTTTCAACCGGGTCAATATCTTCAAACTGTTCTGGATAGAGTACCTTACCAATGTAGTATGAATCTGCTATCGCAGTATCTTTATTATACAAGTACCAACGGTATGGCAATACCTGATAAACATTATTGTTTGAAACTGCACCTAAGCTTTTGAATTCTGGTTTTTGGAATTCTTTTGAAACTTTATCTATTGAAATAGAACTTATAAATATATATTCTGGGTTCCATTCTAATAACTGCTCTTTACTTATAGCCATACCTTTACTTTCATTACAAAGGTCATATGCCACGTTATTTGCTTTATTATTAGTGCCTAAATATACTAATGGTGGCCATTTTGCGTCTGTTGCGGTTAATCCATTTATGCCCTGGTATGCTCTACCACCAAGGTAAACACTCGGGTTATTATTAGATTTTGAAGCTCTTAGAGCTAAATCTGCTTTATATTCTTCAATTGTGGTTAATATTTCTTCTGCTCTTTCTTCTTTATTTAATATTTTACCCATTAATTTTAAGGATTGCGTATATTCCTCATTTTGAGCTTCTGTACCAACAGGAGCTGTATAAACTACAACTACAGGAATTTGTAATTTTTCTTGCATATCATCTGCTACATCAGATTCATATCCTATGAATATAACATCAGGGTTTATTTGTAAGATTCTTTCATAATATTGTTCAACATTACCAGATTCGCTCACAATAGGTAATTTCATTAATTCCTTATGTGTTAAGATATACAATGTTCTTAAACCTACTTTATCGTCAGCTTCTAATTTTTCTACGCCGACTACTTTGTCACTTGCATTTAAATAAACTATTTCTCTTAAAGAAGAACCTAAACCAATTATTCTAGTTACATTCTTCGGAACTTGAACTGTTCTGCCCGCCATATCTGTAATAGTCATATATTCTGCAGTTTTACTTGCGTCACTACCTTTAGCATTTGCGTCAGTATTATCTGTAGTCGATACAGGCGTCAGTTCAGTAGCTCCACTTGTACAACCACAACTCATTACGATAGCTACAACTGCAAATATGCTAAAAATCGTAACTAATGATTTTTTCAGTGTTTCATTCATCTTATCTTCTCATATGTTTTATATTTTGAAATCTAAGTATACACTAATATTGTCACATATGTGATATATATAACTTTAAGATTGGTAAAGAAAAGTTTAATTACAAGTCAAAAAGTAATACTAAGTAATAATGGGTTAAAGAACTTAGAAAATAAAGTATCACGCGGGACATAAAAAACCATTAAAAAGTAATAACGTAAAAAATCATAAAATAAAATATAATAAAATAGGAAATTATAATAAAATATAAAATAAAAATACTGTTCCCAACAACTAAAATATAGAACAATTTACTGGATTAAAAAAATATAGAATAATTTAATAAAATATTTTTATGATTTTTATTATTTTATATCCAATTGTTCAAATCCTAAATTTTTCTTAACTATTTCGTCATATACTTCTCCACCATTGAAGAATAAGTATATTTCATCTGCTTTTTCAATGGGGTCAATATCTTCAAACTGTTCTGGATAAAGTATTTTTCCGATATAATAAGAATCTGCTATCGCAGTACCTTTATTGTAGGAGTATAATCTGAAAGGAGGTACTTTATAAACGTTGCCATTTTTAACGGCACTTAATTCTTTAAATTCAGCTTTTTCGAAACCTTTTTCAACCATACCAAGCGCAGTAGCAGGTATGAACATATATTCAGGGTTCCAGGTTATTAATTGCTCTTCACTTACTGATACACCTTTACTTGCA
Proteins encoded:
- a CDS encoding methyltransferase; its protein translation is MAKNVLETPKVGPEQIEDLFEDAYLGLRKFFLLKYCLKYNVFELLEKPKTFEEIAVWFEEQGFKPNNNLLESILDALVQFGLVKVYHPAYNSENVFYKATEISKTYLSSNSEYSKIDSLAPFFTYGERANRWINLEETLKSGELKTEEGSFFPDIIKRMAIDCRAGELKLTIDYLKHFEDIKNAKSILDVAGGHGLYGIALSYLNEDSQCKVFDLPEVCEETKKYIEEYGSDRVSTIPGNFFTDNFVDTLDDSNSEGYDLIFSSYNPGGKNPAVIDKICEATALNGIFANKQAFPENIGKKYATKKAFDGIDWNMFSFTGTKKEKICYTFENSLTLEGYVSYLEEKGFEILGIFSVENKKSLNSGKRHHHHAAKRHHYNNIKTGNYIVVAKKVRN
- a CDS encoding methyltransferase, coding for MSKNVMECPKLGPEHIENLFEEAYLGLRKFYLMEFSLKYNIYELLEEPKTFEQLKIWFEEQGFKPNDNLLLNLLDALVQFGLINRYNRSHNSAETYYETSEIANIYLNPKSEFSGIDSVSPLLTYKGRAKKWINLEDTFMGKEPKLKEKSFFSEAVRRMVTDCRSRKLKATIDYLSQFEEVKNAKSILDVAGGHGLYGIALSYLNEDSKCKIFDLPKVCEETEKYIEEYGSDRVTTAPGDYYKGTIVETLDDSNSKGYDLVFTSHSPGCKSIEVIDKIYDAMAPNGVFVNKQIFSEGIGDEYKLRQSFENIDWNMFSFSSLGKEGASNTFKNDLTLDGYISYMKEKGFELLDIYSFDERRSVKNEVSYKCNPKIMNNQMGSYIIVTKKIR
- a CDS encoding methyltransferase: MAKNVLETPSVGPEQIEDLFEDAYLGLRKFFLLYFSLKYNMYEFLSKPKNFAEIKVWFEEQGFKPNDNLLESILDALVQFGLVTSYKRSYDSSETYYETAEAANIYLNPKSEYSGIDKASPFLLYKNRAKRWITLEDTLKEKKLEVKEKSFFTDLVNITVLDCRAGKLKSIIDYLKSFDEVKNAKSILDVAGGHGLYGIALSYLNEDSKCKIFELPHVCEETKKYIEEYGSDRVSTIPGDYFKDNFVDTLDDSNSKGYDLIFTSNSPGCKTNEIIDKICEATALNGLIVNKQVFSECIGDKYRVKQSLENIDWNMFSFSGFEKERINNTFKYDLTLEGYISYMEEKGFEILDVYALDEGKSVRNELSYACNPKIMNSKMGSYIIVAKKIGQ
- a CDS encoding ABC transporter substrate-binding protein, which encodes MSKALKKSFIMAFNVLMITIVAMSCGCIGDSTESTNDIKSNEGNNNLDPKGLDADKSTEYITVTDMAGRTVQVPKNVSRVIGLGCCLREIVYLDAADKVVGVEVAEGNKNSSMALPYVAANPELTDLPVVGKAGSGYYYEKIIAANPDMIFLGYQADLADEIQKKIGVPVVVVFMDTTGSEDQNEKYAQSLRVMGKVLGKEERADAVVNKLEEYKNDLKTRASKSDKNPTTYIGGRVYSGGHGITTTDPHWMPFEYLGANNRANNVAYNISKTGKVYSVSDEQLVTWNPEYLFINSASMDLVLKDLERPEFGNLDAVKNGKTYRLIPYCWYGFNKASAIADSYYIGKVLYPEQFEDIDPVEKADEVYTFFTGKPAYEGLSNKNLGFEKLEDL
- a CDS encoding ABC transporter substrate-binding protein — encoded protein: MDKNLKKPKNILFCIFMLVIVTISCGCTGEATAPSVINENNNKNDNNSITKDNRINNLENNLDKNVGYIEITDMAGRVVKVPKTVNKVIGLGSSLREVVYLGAKDKVVGIEVKEGDKKVGTRMPYIAANKELMDLTPVSKASSNYYYERIIKVKPDVIFIGFNSESADDLQEKVGIPVVVTYINPTGTGTQNNKYAQSLRLMAKILDKEERAEEILNKMEEYKEDLKNRATKSDKNPSIYVAGRVFGGVTGLTTTDPHLPSFEFLGSNNRANNVAYNISEVSNDCTVNKEQVISWNPEYIFVNSATVPKISKELKRPEFKSLRAVSENKMYTILPYCWYGFNEDNALANSYYIGKVLYPEQFEDIDPVEKADEIHAFFNGKPVYNELSDYNLKFGKWEVK
- a CDS encoding ABC transporter substrate-binding protein → MNETLKKSLVTIFSIFAVVAIVMSCGCTSGATELTPVSTTDNTDANAKGSDASKTAEYMTITDMAGRTVQVPKNVTRIIGLGSSLREIVYLNASDKVVGVEKLEADDKVGLRTLYILTHKELMKLPIVSESGNVEQYYERILQINPDVIFIGYESDVADDMQEKLQIPVVVVYTAPVGTEAQNEEYTQSLKLMGKILNKEERAEEILTTIEEYKADLALRASKSNNNPSVYLGGRAYQGINGLTATDAKWPPLVYLGTNNKANNVAYDLCNESKGMAISKEQLLEWNPEYIFISSISIDKVSKEFQKPEFKSLGAVSNNNVYQVLPYRWYLYNKDTAIADSYYIGKVLYPEQFEDIDPVEKADEIYTFFYGKPAYDELTGKIGGFKKLDLNNIE